In the genome of Rhodoferax fermentans, one region contains:
- a CDS encoding DUF1631 family protein, producing MSTADSSIPGLSIYQSLLESAARTSASMLSQVLGMARKTLRTEVSTARGFLERDQLELSVKLMESHTLSLCERFPAILLAVFRSHGDTQAKSGVLGEQALRLDQLELMDESQVQERVELARMLQHVLLDAGLALPEFNSFVCALVGLDRVSPEHNPLRPDSYVKALQQLMNEMRVPTQVRAIWLRHLSAPLGSALREAYLQWSEQLRSQDVRRVGFTVIRTPEVVTEVVDHGRSGRAERAVWTPEYRQTVLTLDKLRQLMSGHLDGPPDSPKEAFAQQFAREFEGGQSPEHGPETAFQATLPAALDALQEMQQLDTVVLRMQQRPAPPKGRATDTRPPGAVVREELTRSAKSMSQVLSLEVVSLMAENLIKDTRLLPQVRKIIERLEPALLRLVIVDPRFFIDKAHPARLLLNEISQRGLAFGSETDPDFEAFLLSLQRHVSPLAVLNIEGVQPFEAALKQLQQEWDNPEVRETVNSQIQSAAAALGYAEERNLLASQMANNMMKMSGMSRVPVDVLDFLCGPWSHVMAEAQLKAVPGTDDPGAYKALVADLLWSAQPDLTRKDVGRLTKLVPRLLSGLREGLSLIGYPSTKTSVFFDVLMKQHHQAFRPATQEEAAAPEGLDASLMGSQDHWVAPSEAKASGFMDFADEEVADQPKSAPLSLPAQTSTVPLAVGAWIELYLSGAWQRVQLSWISPHGTMYLFTNVGGKTQSMTQRFYERMLAEGKLRVVSDQSSMVDGALDAVVRTAMRNSIDAGS from the coding sequence ATGTCGACCGCTGATTCGTCCATTCCTGGATTGTCCATTTACCAGAGCCTGTTGGAGTCGGCGGCGCGGACGAGTGCAAGCATGTTGTCGCAGGTGTTGGGCATGGCCCGCAAAACCCTGCGCACCGAGGTGTCCACGGCTCGGGGTTTTCTGGAGCGAGACCAGCTGGAGCTCAGTGTCAAGTTGATGGAGTCACACACACTTAGTCTGTGTGAGCGTTTTCCGGCCATTTTGCTGGCGGTCTTCCGCAGCCATGGTGACACGCAGGCCAAATCCGGCGTCTTGGGTGAGCAAGCCTTGCGCTTGGATCAGCTTGAACTGATGGATGAGAGCCAGGTTCAGGAGCGCGTGGAACTGGCTCGCATGTTGCAGCATGTGTTGTTGGATGCCGGGCTGGCCTTGCCCGAATTCAACAGTTTTGTGTGTGCTTTGGTGGGCTTGGATCGGGTCTCCCCCGAACACAATCCGCTGCGCCCCGACTCATATGTCAAGGCCTTGCAACAGCTCATGAACGAGATGCGGGTGCCGACACAGGTGCGTGCCATCTGGTTGCGTCACCTGTCAGCCCCGCTGGGTAGTGCGTTGCGTGAGGCGTATCTGCAATGGTCAGAACAGCTTCGAAGCCAGGACGTGCGGCGGGTGGGCTTCACCGTGATTCGCACCCCCGAGGTGGTGACCGAGGTGGTGGATCATGGTCGTTCGGGTCGTGCCGAACGGGCGGTGTGGACCCCTGAATACCGGCAAACGGTGCTGACGCTGGACAAGTTGCGGCAGTTGATGTCGGGTCACCTTGATGGCCCGCCAGACAGTCCCAAAGAGGCGTTTGCCCAGCAGTTTGCGCGTGAGTTTGAGGGTGGGCAGTCGCCAGAGCATGGTCCTGAAACCGCTTTTCAGGCGACCTTGCCAGCAGCCCTGGATGCCCTGCAGGAGATGCAGCAACTTGACACGGTGGTGCTGCGTATGCAGCAGCGCCCCGCCCCCCCCAAAGGCAGAGCGACTGACACACGACCACCGGGTGCGGTTGTGCGTGAAGAGTTGACGCGCAGTGCCAAGTCGATGAGCCAGGTGCTGAGCCTGGAGGTGGTGTCCCTGATGGCGGAGAACCTGATCAAGGACACCCGCTTGTTGCCCCAGGTGAGGAAAATCATTGAGCGCTTGGAGCCCGCACTGCTGCGGCTGGTGATTGTTGACCCGCGTTTTTTCATTGACAAGGCGCACCCGGCGCGGCTGTTGTTGAACGAAATCTCGCAACGGGGTTTGGCGTTTGGCTCAGAAACTGATCCAGATTTTGAGGCTTTCCTGCTGTCCTTGCAGCGGCATGTCAGCCCCTTGGCGGTGCTCAATATCGAGGGGGTTCAGCCCTTTGAGGCAGCGCTCAAGCAGCTTCAGCAAGAGTGGGACAACCCCGAGGTGCGGGAGACCGTCAATAGCCAGATTCAAAGTGCGGCCGCAGCTTTGGGTTACGCCGAGGAGCGCAATTTGTTGGCTTCCCAGATGGCGAACAACATGATGAAGATGTCGGGTATGTCCCGGGTGCCTGTGGATGTATTGGACTTTTTGTGTGGTCCTTGGTCGCATGTGATGGCAGAGGCGCAACTCAAAGCCGTGCCCGGGACGGACGACCCAGGTGCCTACAAGGCACTGGTTGCAGATCTGTTGTGGAGCGCGCAACCTGATCTGACACGCAAAGATGTTGGTCGTTTGACCAAACTGGTACCCCGGCTGCTGTCGGGCCTGCGCGAAGGCCTGAGCCTGATTGGTTACCCTTCCACCAAAACCAGCGTCTTTTTTGATGTTTTGATGAAGCAGCACCATCAGGCGTTCAGGCCTGCCACGCAGGAGGAGGCGGCTGCACCGGAGGGTCTCGATGCCAGCTTGATGGGCAGCCAGGACCATTGGGTGGCACCTTCCGAGGCCAAGGCATCCGGTTTCATGGATTTTGCGGACGAAGAAGTGGCAGACCAGCCCAAGTCGGCGCCGTTGTCCTTGCCGGCCCAAACCAGCACCGTGCCGTTGGCGGTGGGGGCCTGGATCGAGTTGTACCTCTCGGGTGCCTGGCAGCGCGTGCAGCTGTCTTGGATCAGTCCGCACGGCACCATGTACCTGTTCACCAATGTGGGTGGCAAAACCCAGTCCATGACCCAGCGCTTTTACGAACGCATGCTGGCCGAGGGCAAGCTGCGTGTGGTGTCAGACCAGTCTTCCATGGTGGACGGTGCGCTGGACGCCGTGGTTCGCACGGCGATGCGCAACAGCATCGACGCCGGGTCCTGA
- the ettA gene encoding energy-dependent translational throttle protein EttA, which yields MAQYVFSMNRVGKIVPPKRHILKDISLSFFPGAKIGVLGTNGSGKSTLLKIMAGVDKDIEGEAIPMAGLNIGYLPQEPQLDPAQTVRESIESGMGKVFAAKARLEEVYIAYGAEDADFDALAAEQAELEAIIATAGTDSEHQLEIAADALRLPPWDAVIGVLSGGEKRRVALCRLLLSHPDMLLLDEPTNHLDAESVDWLEQFLQRYSGTVVAITHDRYFLDNAAEWILELDRGAGIPYKGNYSSWMEQKQARLEQEQKGEESRAKTLKKELEWSRQNPKARQAKSKARLARFEELSDFEYQKRNETNEIFIPVADRLGNEVIEFTNVSKSFGDRLLIDNLSFKVPAGAIVGIIGPNGAGKSTLFRMISGQQQPDSGTVKIGQTVKMAFVDQNRDDLANEKTVWEDVSGGLDMLNIGKFTMASRAYCGRFNFNGADQQKRVGLLSGGERGRLHLAKTLIAGGNVLMLDEPSNDLDVETLRALEDALLEFAGSIMVISHDRWFLDRIATHILACEGDSQWTFYNGNYHDYEEDKKKRLGEEGAKPKRMRFKALK from the coding sequence ATGGCTCAATACGTATTTTCGATGAACCGCGTTGGCAAGATCGTGCCACCCAAGCGGCATATCCTGAAAGACATTTCGCTGAGTTTCTTCCCGGGTGCCAAGATTGGTGTGCTCGGCACCAACGGTTCGGGCAAATCCACTTTGCTGAAGATCATGGCCGGTGTGGACAAGGACATCGAAGGTGAAGCCATTCCGATGGCCGGGCTCAACATCGGTTACCTGCCGCAGGAACCGCAACTGGATCCGGCCCAGACCGTGCGCGAGAGCATCGAGTCGGGCATGGGCAAGGTGTTTGCTGCCAAGGCGCGCCTGGAAGAGGTGTACATCGCCTACGGTGCAGAAGATGCCGACTTTGATGCGCTGGCGGCGGAACAGGCCGAGCTGGAGGCGATCATCGCCACCGCCGGCACCGACTCCGAGCACCAATTGGAAATTGCGGCTGACGCGTTGCGCTTGCCGCCTTGGGATGCGGTGATTGGTGTGCTCTCCGGCGGGGAAAAGCGCCGTGTCGCGCTGTGCCGCCTGCTGCTGAGCCACCCCGACATGTTGTTGCTCGATGAACCCACCAACCACTTGGATGCCGAATCGGTGGATTGGTTGGAGCAGTTTTTGCAGCGTTACAGCGGCACCGTGGTGGCGATCACCCATGACCGCTACTTCTTGGACAACGCGGCCGAGTGGATTCTGGAACTCGACCGGGGTGCTGGTATTCCCTACAAGGGCAATTACAGCTCCTGGATGGAGCAAAAGCAGGCACGCTTGGAGCAGGAGCAAAAGGGTGAAGAGTCGCGCGCCAAGACCCTCAAGAAGGAGTTGGAGTGGTCGCGTCAGAACCCCAAGGCACGTCAGGCCAAGAGCAAGGCCCGTCTGGCCCGTTTTGAAGAGCTGTCTGACTTTGAATACCAGAAGCGTAACGAAACCAATGAAATCTTTATCCCGGTGGCGGACCGCTTGGGCAATGAGGTCATTGAGTTCACCAACGTCAGCAAGTCCTTTGGTGACCGTCTGCTGATTGACAACCTGAGCTTCAAGGTGCCTGCGGGCGCCATTGTGGGCATCATCGGCCCCAACGGCGCCGGTAAGTCCACCTTGTTCCGCATGATCTCCGGCCAGCAGCAGCCCGACAGCGGCACGGTCAAGATTGGTCAAACCGTCAAGATGGCCTTTGTGGACCAAAACCGTGACGATCTGGCCAACGAAAAAACCGTTTGGGAGGATGTGTCGGGCGGGCTCGATATGCTCAACATCGGCAAGTTCACCATGGCCAGCCGGGCCTACTGTGGCCGTTTCAACTTCAATGGTGCGGACCAGCAAAAACGTGTCGGTTTGTTGTCAGGTGGTGAGCGCGGTCGCTTGCATCTGGCCAAGACGCTGATTGCGGGCGGCAATGTGCTGATGCTCGATGAACCCTCCAACGATCTGGACGTGGAAACCTTGCGTGCGCTGGAAGACGCTTTGCTGGAGTTTGCGGGGTCCATCATGGTCATCAGCCATGACCGCTGGTTCCTTGACCGGATTGCCACCCACATCCTGGCCTGTGAGGGCGACAGCCAGTGGACCTTCTACAACGGCAACTACCACGACTACGAAGAGGATAAGAAAAAACGTCTGGGTGAAGAGGGTGCCAAACCCAAACGCATGCGTTTCAAGGCGCTGAAGTAG
- a CDS encoding DEAD/DEAH box helicase, with amino-acid sequence MKFEELNLAPAIIKAVLEQGYENPTPIQAQAIPLVLDGHDLLGGAQTGTGKTAAFVLPMLNKLCAQEAPRNKFGGIGIRALVLTPTRELAAQVEESVQTYGKYLEISSAAVFGGVGMNPQISRMKKGVDVLVATPGRLLDLMQQGMLDLGQVQILVLDEADRMLDMGFIHDVKKVLAAVPKDKQSLLFSATFSDEIRELAATLLKNPQSVQVTPRNTTVQRITQLIHPVGRGKKKALLAHIVQEHNWSQVLVFTRTKFGANNVAEFLTKNGINAMALHGNKSQTARTQALADFKSGDVRALVATDIAARGIDIDDLPHVVNYDIPNVCEDYVHRIGRTGRAGAEGQAVSLVSLDEEGFMQAIERFTKQDIPVQIIAEFMPEPGEKAEPIAMGRQTIWGGAGKPPSRDVMMAAAKAARTEMLTRVRESKGPGAARPANGGGNGGAGRGRSGGGGGGRGPRPAGGEGRPANPRNDGNFDADGGGRSMEPRSHLSAAEQAVRGPGQRPARGYGGGNGGGYGGPAPAPARGAGGQPDPMRTSVDMMSDRGPRRNGGGGFGGGNRNAGPAGAGFGSGPSRSGGGNRSGSRGRSGGPAGGGSRGPSSR; translated from the coding sequence ATGAAATTTGAAGAACTCAATCTGGCTCCGGCCATCATCAAAGCTGTGCTTGAGCAAGGCTATGAAAACCCCACGCCGATCCAAGCCCAGGCGATCCCGCTGGTGCTTGACGGCCACGACCTGTTGGGCGGCGCCCAGACTGGCACCGGCAAAACCGCTGCCTTTGTGCTGCCCATGCTCAACAAACTCTGCGCACAGGAAGCCCCTCGCAACAAGTTTGGTGGCATCGGCATCCGCGCCCTGGTACTGACCCCCACCCGCGAGCTGGCAGCCCAGGTCGAAGAATCGGTGCAAACCTACGGCAAATACCTGGAGATCAGCTCGGCTGCCGTGTTTGGTGGTGTCGGCATGAACCCCCAAATCAGCCGCATGAAAAAAGGTGTGGACGTGCTGGTGGCCACCCCTGGCCGACTGCTCGACCTGATGCAACAAGGCATGCTCGACCTGGGTCAGGTACAGATCCTGGTGCTCGACGAAGCCGACCGCATGCTCGACATGGGCTTCATCCATGACGTGAAAAAAGTGCTGGCCGCCGTGCCCAAGGACAAACAAAGCCTGTTGTTCTCGGCCACCTTCAGCGACGAAATCCGTGAACTCGCCGCCACCCTGCTGAAAAATCCGCAAAGTGTGCAAGTCACCCCGCGCAACACCACGGTGCAACGCATCACCCAGCTGATCCACCCCGTGGGTCGTGGCAAGAAAAAGGCCTTGCTCGCCCACATCGTGCAAGAACACAACTGGAGCCAGGTGCTGGTGTTCACCCGCACCAAGTTTGGCGCCAACAATGTGGCTGAGTTTTTGACCAAAAACGGCATCAATGCCATGGCATTACACGGCAACAAGAGCCAGACCGCGCGCACCCAGGCGCTGGCTGACTTCAAGAGCGGTGACGTGCGCGCCCTGGTGGCCACCGACATTGCCGCCCGTGGCATCGACATCGACGACCTGCCGCATGTGGTGAACTACGACATCCCCAATGTCTGCGAAGACTATGTGCACCGCATTGGCCGCACTGGCCGTGCTGGCGCCGAAGGCCAGGCGGTGAGCCTGGTGAGCCTGGACGAAGAAGGTTTCATGCAAGCCATTGAACGCTTCACCAAACAGGATATTCCGGTGCAAATCATTGCCGAGTTCATGCCCGAACCCGGTGAAAAAGCCGAACCCATCGCCATGGGCCGCCAGACCATCTGGGGCGGCGCTGGCAAACCACCGAGCCGTGACGTGATGATGGCTGCCGCCAAGGCCGCCCGCACCGAGATGCTGACACGTGTGCGCGAAAGCAAGGGCCCAGGCGCCGCCCGCCCTGCCAATGGCGGCGGCAACGGTGGTGCAGGCCGTGGCCGCAGCGGTGGCGGTGGTGGTGGCCGAGGTCCCCGTCCGGCAGGTGGTGAAGGCCGCCCTGCCAACCCGCGCAACGACGGCAACTTTGATGCCGACGGTGGTGGCCGCAGCATGGAGCCACGCAGCCATTTGTCCGCCGCTGAACAAGCGGTGCGTGGCCCGGGTCAACGCCCGGCGCGTGGTTACGGTGGTGGCAACGGCGGCGGTTACGGTGGCCCAGCCCCGGCACCCGCACGTGGTGCTGGTGGTCAGCCCGACCCGATGCGCACCAGCGTTGACATGATGTCTGACCGCGGCCCGCGTCGCAATGGTGGCGGTGGTTTTGGTGGCGGCAACCGCAATGCCGGCCCCGCAGGCGCAGGCTTTGGCAGTGGCCCAAGCCGCTCGGGCGGTGGCAACCGCTCCGGCAGCCGCGGTCGTTCCGGCGGCCCCGCTGGTGGTGGCTCACGTGGGCCCAGCAGCCGCTGA
- the gloA gene encoding lactoylglutathione lyase translates to MRILHTMLRVGNLQRAIDFYTQVLGMTLLRQSDNPEYKYSLAFLGFEGGNPGQAEIELTYNWGVESYEMGSAYGHIALGVPDAKAACDKIRAAGGKITREAGPVQGGSTVIAFVVDPDGYKIELIERAEGSGGLGLR, encoded by the coding sequence ATGCGAATTCTTCACACCATGCTGCGCGTCGGCAATCTGCAACGCGCGATCGACTTCTACACCCAGGTGCTGGGCATGACCCTGCTGCGTCAGTCGGACAACCCCGAGTACAAATACAGCTTGGCCTTTCTCGGCTTCGAGGGCGGCAACCCCGGCCAGGCCGAGATTGAGCTGACCTACAACTGGGGGGTGGAGAGTTATGAGATGGGTAGCGCCTATGGCCACATCGCGCTGGGGGTGCCAGATGCCAAGGCCGCCTGCGACAAAATCCGCGCGGCCGGGGGCAAGATCACGCGTGAAGCCGGTCCGGTTCAAGGCGGCAGCACGGTGATCGCTTTTGTGGTTGACCCGGACGGCTACAAGATTGAGCTGATCGAGCGCGCCGAAGGCAGCGGCGGTCTGGGTTTGCGCTGA
- the eda gene encoding bifunctional 4-hydroxy-2-oxoglutarate aldolase/2-dehydro-3-deoxy-phosphogluconate aldolase, with the protein MNANTSLTALQVMQDAPVIPVIVLNDVAHAVPLARAFLAGGIRMLEVTLRTPQALACIEAIAREVPEAMVGAGTVRSASDAQAAANAGARFAVSPGYTSAVGQACRDAKLALLPGVATGSEIMRASEDGFTELKFFPAVQAGGVGMLKAWGGPFFDVKFCPTGGITLQNAPDFLALPNVVCVGGSWLVPAQVAESGDWGRVTRLALETKALHQ; encoded by the coding sequence ATGAACGCAAACACCTCTTTGACCGCTCTGCAGGTCATGCAAGACGCACCGGTGATCCCGGTCATTGTGTTGAACGATGTGGCACACGCGGTGCCGCTGGCACGCGCTTTTCTGGCCGGAGGTATCCGTATGCTGGAGGTGACGCTGCGCACGCCGCAGGCGCTGGCCTGTATCGAAGCGATTGCGCGCGAGGTGCCCGAGGCCATGGTGGGTGCTGGCACGGTGCGCAGCGCGTCGGATGCCCAGGCCGCAGCCAATGCCGGGGCCCGTTTTGCAGTGAGCCCGGGCTACACCAGCGCGGTCGGTCAGGCCTGCCGCGATGCCAAACTGGCGCTGCTACCCGGCGTGGCCACCGGCAGCGAGATCATGCGGGCGAGTGAAGACGGGTTCACCGAGCTCAAGTTCTTTCCGGCGGTACAAGCCGGAGGTGTGGGCATGCTCAAGGCCTGGGGTGGTCCGTTTTTTGATGTGAAGTTTTGCCCCACTGGCGGCATCACGCTGCAAAACGCGCCCGATTTCCTGGCACTGCCCAATGTGGTGTGTGTGGGCGGCTCCTGGCTGGTGCCGGCCCAGGTGGCCGAGTCGGGTGACTGGGGCCGTGTCACCCGCCTGGCGCTGGAAACCAAGGCCTTGCACCAATAG
- the edd gene encoding phosphogluconate dehydratase, which produces MKLNTTVDAVTQRIIQRSQPTRSAYLAQVQADAQRPPGAQRMGCANVAHAFAALPGNDKLRVVAEKAPNIGIVTAYNDMLSAHAPLGHYPDLIKAEARLFGATAQVAGGVPAMCDGVTQGQPGMELSLFSRDVIAMGTAVALSHDVFAGALMLGVCDKIVPGLLIGALQFGHLPTVFVPAGPMTTGLSNNDKSKVREKAAQGLVGRPELLAAESAAYHGEGTCTFYGTANSNQMLLEAMGLHVPGTAFINPGASIREELTREALRTVLGSASYKCPPIGLVVDERCIVNAMVALLATGGSTNHLIHWVAVARAAGIVIDWDDFSALSDVVPLLTRVYPNGSADVNQFQAAGGPGFVIRELLDGGFMHADVLTVRSGGLREYTRVPAAPTSVSEDKSSPALIWQEIGASKDESVVRPASEPFSASGGLKLLLGNLGRSVIKISAVPDDRHVIEAPCRVFDSQDALQKAFAANELNQDVVCVVRWQGPKANGMPELHKLTPPLAVLQGKGFRVALVTDGRMSGASGKVPAAIHVSPEAVAGGPLARVRDGDVIRLDAETGTLQVLVPEAEWAKREVAQMPDALRAANGVGMGRALFASMRRNASSAEEGACSWL; this is translated from the coding sequence ATGAAACTCAATACCACCGTTGACGCCGTCACCCAGCGCATCATCCAGCGCAGCCAACCCACACGCAGCGCCTATCTGGCGCAGGTACAGGCCGACGCGCAACGCCCGCCGGGTGCACAGCGCATGGGTTGCGCCAATGTGGCACATGCGTTTGCGGCCTTGCCGGGCAACGACAAGTTGCGTGTGGTGGCCGAGAAAGCGCCCAACATCGGCATCGTCACCGCTTACAACGACATGTTGTCGGCCCACGCGCCGCTGGGCCACTACCCCGACCTGATCAAGGCCGAGGCCCGGTTGTTTGGCGCCACCGCCCAGGTCGCTGGTGGCGTGCCGGCGATGTGTGATGGTGTCACCCAGGGCCAGCCGGGCATGGAGTTGAGCCTCTTCTCGCGCGACGTGATCGCCATGGGCACCGCCGTGGCGCTGAGCCACGATGTGTTTGCCGGGGCGCTGATGCTGGGTGTGTGTGACAAGATTGTGCCGGGCCTGCTGATCGGCGCGCTGCAGTTTGGCCATTTGCCGACCGTGTTTGTGCCCGCCGGTCCGATGACCACCGGCTTGTCCAACAACGACAAATCCAAGGTGCGTGAAAAGGCCGCCCAAGGCCTGGTGGGCCGCCCCGAGTTGCTGGCAGCCGAGTCGGCGGCCTACCACGGCGAGGGCACCTGCACCTTCTACGGCACTGCCAACAGCAACCAGATGTTGCTCGAAGCCATGGGTCTGCATGTGCCGGGCACCGCCTTCATCAACCCGGGCGCCAGCATCCGCGAGGAACTCACACGTGAAGCCCTGCGCACCGTGCTGGGATCGGCCAGCTACAAGTGCCCGCCGATTGGCCTGGTGGTGGACGAGCGATGTATCGTCAACGCCATGGTGGCCTTGCTGGCCACCGGTGGCTCGACCAACCACCTGATCCACTGGGTGGCGGTGGCGCGTGCGGCAGGCATCGTGATCGACTGGGATGATTTTTCAGCCCTGTCGGACGTGGTACCGCTGCTGACCCGTGTTTACCCCAATGGCAGCGCCGATGTGAACCAGTTCCAGGCCGCTGGCGGTCCCGGTTTTGTGATTCGCGAGCTGCTCGACGGTGGTTTCATGCATGCCGACGTGTTGACCGTGCGCTCCGGTGGGTTGCGCGAATACACCCGCGTGCCTGCAGCCCCGACATCGGTTTCAGAGGATAAATCGTCTCCAGCCCTGATCTGGCAAGAGATTGGTGCTAGCAAAGATGAGTCTGTGGTGCGCCCGGCCAGTGAGCCGTTCAGCGCCAGCGGCGGCCTGAAATTGTTGCTCGGTAACCTGGGTCGCAGTGTGATCAAGATCTCGGCCGTGCCCGATGACCGCCATGTGATCGAGGCACCGTGCCGCGTGTTTGACTCGCAGGACGCCTTGCAAAAAGCCTTTGCCGCCAACGAACTCAACCAGGACGTGGTGTGTGTGGTGCGCTGGCAGGGTCCCAAAGCCAATGGCATGCCCGAGTTGCACAAACTCACCCCGCCGTTGGCGGTGTTGCAAGGCAAAGGTTTCCGCGTGGCGCTGGTGACCGACGGACGCATGAGTGGTGCCTCCGGCAAGGTGCCGGCTGCCATTCACGTTTCGCCCGAAGCGGTGGCAGGCGGCCCGCTCGCTCGCGTGCGCGACGGTGATGTGATCCGGCTCGACGCCGAGACCGGCACCCTGCAGGTGCTGGTGCCTGAAGCGGAATGGGCAAAACGTGAAGTCGCTCAAATGCCCGATGCCTTGCGCGCCGCCAACGGTGTGGGCATGGGCCGCGCGCTGTTTGCCAGCATGCGGCGCAACGCCAGCAGCGCCGAAGAGGGCGCCTGCAGCTGGTTGTGA
- the pdxH gene encoding pyridoxamine 5'-phosphate oxidase codes for MTTLADLRKSYERAELNEDASHADPLKQFEQWLQEAIHAEVPEPNAMTLATVSSDLRPSTRVVLIKAYDERGIVWYTNYDSRKGQELAGNPYAALQFHWVELERVVRIEGVVKKVSETESDTYFHSRPLDSRIGAWASPQSQVISGRGVLVANAARYGAQFLLQPPRPPHWGGYRLKPERWEFWQGRKSRLHDRLRYGLQPLSDKGSQLWIRERLAP; via the coding sequence ATGACCACATTAGCCGACCTGCGCAAAAGTTACGAACGTGCCGAACTCAACGAAGACGCCTCCCACGCCGACCCGCTGAAACAGTTTGAGCAATGGCTGCAAGAAGCCATCCACGCCGAAGTGCCCGAACCCAATGCGATGACGCTGGCCACCGTGAGCAGCGATCTGCGCCCGAGCACCCGCGTGGTGTTGATCAAGGCTTATGACGAACGCGGCATTGTCTGGTACACCAATTACGACTCTCGCAAAGGCCAGGAACTGGCGGGCAACCCCTATGCGGCCTTGCAGTTCCACTGGGTTGAGCTCGAACGTGTGGTGCGCATCGAAGGTGTCGTGAAAAAAGTCAGTGAAACCGAGAGTGACACCTACTTCCACAGCCGCCCGCTCGACAGCCGCATTGGTGCCTGGGCCAGCCCGCAAAGCCAGGTGATCAGCGGGCGCGGGGTGTTGGTGGCCAACGCGGCCAGGTATGGCGCCCAGTTTCTGCTGCAACCGCCCCGCCCGCCCCACTGGGGCGGTTACCGCCTGAAACCCGAGCGCTGGGAGTTCTGGCAAGGGCGCAAGAGCCGCCTGCACGACAGGCTTCGTTATGGCCTGCAGCCCTTATCTGACAAGGGCTCACAACTATGGATTCGAGAGCGACTGGCACCCTGA
- a CDS encoding energy transducer TonB, with protein sequence MGLTRAWGGLLCALLVSLLLHALLLWPSHQIWQLPSWLRGQPDQRVILRVVRPAQSEPQTAHQPPQQAPALAPPAPQPTEPEEQSLPPQPPSNPERLPDSENGYLPAEFLSRTALPASEIELQDLAAPEAPGRLQLLLWINQAGEVTQVDVEASDAPDWFTQEVTQRFKQAVFEPGLRAGRAVASLMRIEVLF encoded by the coding sequence TTGGGTTTAACCAGAGCTTGGGGGGGCCTGCTGTGCGCCTTGCTGGTGTCGCTGCTGCTGCATGCGCTGCTGCTCTGGCCGTCCCACCAGATCTGGCAGCTGCCCTCTTGGCTGCGCGGCCAGCCGGACCAGCGGGTGATCCTGAGGGTGGTGCGCCCCGCCCAAAGCGAGCCACAGACAGCACACCAGCCGCCCCAGCAGGCGCCTGCGTTGGCACCGCCTGCACCTCAGCCCACTGAACCAGAGGAGCAGTCGCTCCCACCACAGCCACCGTCAAATCCGGAACGGCTGCCAGACAGCGAGAACGGTTATTTGCCCGCAGAGTTTCTTTCCCGCACGGCATTGCCCGCCAGCGAGATCGAGCTGCAAGACCTTGCGGCACCCGAGGCGCCTGGCCGCCTGCAACTGCTGCTGTGGATCAATCAGGCAGGGGAAGTGACCCAGGTGGACGTGGAGGCGAGCGACGCACCAGACTGGTTTACCCAAGAAGTGACACAGCGGTTCAAACAGGCCGTGTTTGAACCGGGGCTCAGAGCTGGCCGAGCCGTGGCCAGCCTGATGCGCATCGAGGTGCTGTTCTGA